A segment of the Salvia miltiorrhiza cultivar Shanhuang (shh) unplaced genomic scaffold, IMPLAD_Smil_shh original_scaffold_305, whole genome shotgun sequence genome:
ataaaattttcaaattttgattgGTTATTTGAAGCTCACGTTGATATATTTGCGTGTTAAGACACGTTTAACAAGCTTTTAGGAAGATCCAAATTGACTTCGTTTAGTACATGCTGcaatttagagggtgtttggctaagcttattttagagagcttataagctctttgagCTTATAatatgtttcaagagcttataagatgtaatttttaagagcttataagttgtcaaagtatttggataattgagcttataaattagagggagaatttttttgctagagagagaaaatatttttttaaagagagaaaatcgaagaaaaatgaacttgaatgatatatgatgaaaataataaattttagttgaaaaatatttgtaaaatgattattgcatatgagattataaaaaaataagttggggtagagatatttttttaggagcttataagctcttggaacttatttttggagcttataagctgtttaggagtttattttgtcaaacacttcgaatgagcttataagctcctaaacagctttataagctgttttgaggagcttataagctcagccaaacaccctcttagtccGATATGCAATGTTTCCTTCGTTTTTATTAAGTGTTTACAACAgtcaaattttatatattaatgtaacaagaaaatttatatttataacttTATTAGTTATTAtgataaatacatatatacaactaattactatatatattctaaaaaatattgaataaagataaaataaaaggaatgtcataattatactctaaaattatgaaatagaAACATTTagtattgaataaaaaatatcaaAGTAAGACATTTAGTAAAGAAGGGAGGAAGTATATATGATGTatgcagggacggagccaggaattaagttcgggggggggggggggggggctgaacttgcaCGGGggcgagaaattttttttgggcattctgtatatttaaggtatttttttattaaaatacgagcataatactaataataacgaacaatattttcatagattatatagtttcaatatatcacaaaactttttttggacattccgtatatttaagacatattttattaaaaggcaagcataataataataataataacaaacaacatgttcatagattatatattttctatatattacaaattagtttcaatacattataatttttttagcatttcatacatattaggcattttttatcaaaagacaagtataatagtaataataacaagcaatatttcatagattatatagttttaaataacaaaattatccttaaattaagtatatatatgagataatataataaccaaatactcttttataaaacaaaattattttataataggtataaacatatatctatatatattttaaaatttaaaatttaaaaaaaaaaaaaaaaaaaaaaaaaaactcaaaatttgggagggggagCCCCCCCGGCTCCGTCCCTGGATGTATGAGATGCAATTAATCCAATTTGTCAACTTCAGAGCAATCACATTGAAATTTATCAATGGgaacaaatataatattttaaaatatagataAGGGACGATGGGACTTACacaattcaattttatttttgttgtatgTTCGATCAcgcataatattttatcagtacataatatgtttatattattGTGTATTTATAAAGTGtaattacaaaaatacaaatttaataaGAAATTTGATTGATTATATATAGTTTTATCTTTTCAGATTCTTGGGTCTAAAATAACATATCATCTCGTATTTTACTATAGCATATAATATATGTATTACATATACTTACATATACTTGCTCAATAACATATAAATACAACATGCATGAAAAGTGAAATTCTAACTTTTTTTGATAAAAGACTTGATTTTATAAATCAATTGGCATTTGGCATTATGGGATACAATCTACAAAAGCCACAAGGGCCAATCCTTACATTGCACCGAGATAAAATGAGAGTTTTTTGCTACTTTAAAAGTGAGTACTATTTTACGATAGATAAGTAATTGGATGATAAGAAAAGTCTTAATTAAGACGAAACAGATCAATCAGTTAATTATCAAAGTAACATGATTAAGATTTAAGATGAGAGGTTTTGACTTGAGACTGATTAATCGTCGACTTTAATTGGTACCAAATCTCTAAGAAAATGAAGTTTAAGATACAATCAATATTTTGCCAGTTAGGTTTTAGAATTAATAAAACTCATTGCCTATTTAAAAACAGTACGTTGATGTAAACAAGTGACAAtacttttttctttattttcgttTTGAGGGGAACAGGTCACAATACTTATATTAATGCTATTTAGATTTGCGTGtattaattaactcaaataatttttttgtaacatGTTTTAGCCTTTTAGGTTGAGCTGCTTTGAACTCATCTTGAGTGACAATTATAggtacttttaaaaaaaaatctttcatTTTGTGATTATGTTCATACAAGTAACTTTTTTTACGTGCCCGTTGTGGAATCTAGGGCaaaatcaatttgaatttactaataataacaaaaataagaaaCTACTAATCTTGCCAAAGTGTGACCCCTGATTCAGTCACAAGTTTAGATTTTATAACATTGTATAAGCTACTTAGACTCAGCTACCAAGTCTTTGGAAAAGGGTTGAACAATCTCGCAAAAAATCTTTGAAAGTTCAAAAACTGTTTTTTAAATCTTGGAATAAATAGAATTGTAGTTGGTCTTGTTCAAGGACAATAATATGCTATTAGTACTTGTTCATAGGCGAGGTGGGATCGGAGCAAAATTTAATCAGCaatagaaataaagaaaatctGTTCAAAGATATGGGCACTGTTAGAGTAAAATTTGTATTCTATTgttcacctacccaccgtgggcaagcataacgtgcccatcactgatgtggcaattttaattaggaaagataactaataaatcttactctaattaaaattatcttactataattacaattgccacattagtggtgggcacgttatgcttgcccacggtgggtaggtgatcggttctgtgtATTCATTGTGTAGACTAGTGATAGTATCCGCATATGTTCTTCTTAAAGTTAGAACAATATTTGGTCAGTATCTTCGAATGTTCTAAGTAGCAGTTGAGACATTTAGAGCCTTCATACTTGCAATTTTTAACAGATATCTTTAAGGTATCTTGTATGATTATTTTGGATATACATGGCCACGATTTTACAGATTTAATAAGGTCTTATTGGAGCATAATTACAGATAGATCAAGATCATCCAAGCAGAGTTCTCATCAAGCTAGAACTCTAGTTTTCATCTACGACTAGGAAAGAATTAACTAGGGCAACAAGGGAAGATAGGAGGCTTGATATCTATATAAAGAGGTCATATTTCGTTCAAGATGGCTGGGGGATTTTCGTTCATAACAGCTCTCGCAATGTAGTCGAGAATTCTTGTTCCTGCTAGGTGTCCCCCGGACTTGTACAGTCTGTAGTACTTTCACTGATACATTACATTTATTTCCTAACAGAAGAGTGTTTGTGAGTTATACACTTAAGCGTATGTTAACTCTTATTTATTGTTGGTTCTTGTTTCTTAAGGGATTAGGTGTGCCTAGAAAGTTAGTCGTTATCTAGCTTTCAATTATTCACCGTTGATGAGGTTTTGGGAAGATGTAGAGGCTAAGTAAGACGGGTGTCTTATTGTGTAAGTCATTTGTACATCTTAACTTAATATAGTGGATAATTTTTCCTGAGCGAGAAACCTCAGACGTAGGTTGTTTAACCGAACTGGGTTAGCATTCTCTGTGTTTCATCTTTCGTACTTACATTCGTTGTTACAACACATATCACCACATGTTTTATGGATTAGTCATTCTTTCAGGCACTAATTAAAGTGCTTTGTTTTTAATCTTTATTATAAAGGGGATAATTTTTCGCCCGTGCAATCCAAATATTTTACAAATAGAAATGTTCAATgttgttaaaaaattaaaaaattaagtttTAATGAAGATTTCTACAATAAAACATCGGACATATCTTAATAATTAACCACTGTATTAAGAAATACTAGTACgcccatccgtgcgatgcacggcgaaatcgaaattaattgatattttaaataaataaatataaatattaaatagaattaaaatataaataaatataaaatatgattttaaaataaaatatcaattactcaataaaattttaaatttaaaaaagtaattttcaattatatataaagtgtaatgataattataattgttaaataattttaaattatttaataatgaaaattaatatacacattattattatagaatgttccacataataataaataaataaatatttttatacacagacataaataaaaaagttgtaaaattttaacaaaaataaagaaaataaaatgtttaaaaattttaataacttattcgttgaaattcatttttgatgatttttataccatattaataATCTTGTTACGAATATAaacttaagatgcatattgaatatttctttatatattaaattttacgatatttagaaaataattaaaattaaaaaaatggtgaaaaaattgatggaaaaagagagagaaaaaatgaaaggagaaaactcttcttttatatactccctccgtccacgaaatgagtacccgtatttcctttttcgtccgtccacgaaatgagtacccatttcctttccttttttagcaagtgtaccccacataATTAATACCCTTAATAGTGCTCTTTATTTATCATAGTTACCATTGTAGGTCCCACCTTAATTACAATTACTTAATCGACCTCAACTACAAAAATTAATCAACTACTCCTAATTACAACTAAGTTAAAATCCATTTCAGCCCTATTTAGTTTTGTCCGCTGAATTATGATACTCACCCAAATTCGAGTTCCTCTTTTTGAAGAACACAAACCCTAGCCGTCTCAAATCCAAGTCCTTCGATACAGAGACCTTCCTCAGATCTACTCTCTTCCATGGACAATTTCGGTGTTGGTGGCGTCGCCGGTGATGGGATTCGAATTCCAGTCGAATCTAACACGGTGGTGCCCCAAACTCCGACTTTCGTCCTTAATGGCTTCGCCGACGATGGGACTCGACTTCAGCCAATCGAATCTGACACGGTGGTGCTCGTTCGTCCTTGGTTACTTTGTCGATGATGGGATTCGAGTTCAGGCAGTCGAATCTGAGACGGTGGTGCCCGAAACTCCGAGTTTCGTTCTTGATGGCTTCGCCGATGATGGGATTCGAGTTCAGGCAGTCGAATCTGAGACGGTGGTGCCCGAAACTCCGAGTTTCATTCTTGATGGCTTCGCCGATGATGGGATTCGAGTTCAGGCAGTCGAATCTGAGACGGTGGTGCCCGAAACTCCGAGTTTCGTTCTTGGCCCGATGATGGGATTCGAGTTCAGGCAGTCGAATCTGAGACGGTGGTGCTCGAAACTCCGAGTTTCGTTCTTGATGGCTTCGCCGGTGATGGGATTCGAGTTCCAATCGAATCTGCCAGTGTGGAGCCTGAAACTCCACCATCTTTACTTGATGGTTGGGCCGTTGACTGGTCCTATGACAGAAAAATACGGTACCTTAATAAATCATCTACACCATTTGCATGCTTATCATCTTGCAGTGATTGTATGGCTCTGAAAAATCCAAGATCGTTCACATTTGAGTCGGGAGAATTGGGTGGTTGGCATACCAGTTTCATACTGAATCCATCTTCATTTGCAGCTGCTTTGAAATCCTCATCATTAGGATCAATATGAGGTTTTGCATTATCTTGTTGAATGATGATGTGTTTGCTTGCACAGGGAGGCCATTTAGCTTTAATGGCAGGTATAATCTGGAGTTTAAATTGAATAAACTAAGTGATGACATAAATCTTGTCTGATAGTAGTTCATAAACAGAAAATTACTACCTGTTTGATGATACAGTCCTTTATGACTGACTTTGTGATAGCTTGAATTGGTTTGGTCTCCAATGTGCCCTTTAATCTGTTCTTGGAATTTCTTTTTGCTGGCTCCTTTGTAGTGAATGGAAATATTCCAATTTTTCCATCGAATATGAGCTCCCCATCACTTGAATATAGTGGTCTGGTAACAGCGCACATGAACATCACTTTAGTGATGAATCTTTTCGACTTACATGATCTGTAGGGATCTTCTTCATCTGGAAGAAGATAGTACCTATCTGAGCACTTTGTGATATAAAACCATTTTTCGTCTATGTGAATTGTGTTGTGCATTCCTGTAAAATCCAGCTTTCCATTTGATATATCTGGACTCAAATGACTCAAACTCCAACGTAGCCTTGCAAGCTTGTTCACCTCATTAAGTGTTGGCTTTATTGCACTTGTGTGTGCCCTTATCTGCCTTTCCTTTATCCAGTTGCCAACTTGGCTTTTGCTAACACTAAGATGTACTGCCATCTTTCTTATTGTAAACCTTTGAAGCACAGAAAGGTTTCTAACTTTTTCTACATCAAGTTTCATTCTATCCTTGTGTTGATTACCTTGTTTTCTTGGCAGCAATATGACAGGGTTTCCAGAGACTAGTTGCTGCTCTGCAATTTTCCAGATCTTGTAGATTGATTTTCGGGTGATACCAAAAGATGTAGAAGCCTCTTTTTGAGCTCCATGATTCAGCTTTCCGTTGCAGCTTTTTTGAAGGAGAAATTGAGCGACTTTATTACGCTCTAGTGTTGATAAATTTCCCTTTCTCTGTTCAGCCATTGTAGCTTCTCTTGCATTTATGTTCTTTAAAGTGAGAGAAGCTTAGAATGCAGACTgcatttatgcctttaaatgatTGTATTTATGGTGTGTTAAATGAGGGAAATTTTGAATTAGTTGAAAAATTCCCTCCACTATTTTGGTCATGTCTGTAAGGTGAATCAGTTTAAGTGATGTTAATTTTAGTTATCCGTGCCTTCAATTTAATTCCAATCAAATTTAGATTTTGATCCACGTCAGATTGGTTTGATTCGAGTTGTCCTTTCAGTTTCTTTACTTaaatgctttatttaattaaatttaagttctttatttaattaaacattaaaGATACCAttaaaagtgggacccttattccactaacACCAcattcaatacatttcttaaaacccgtgccgtccacaaatgggtactcatttcgtggacggagggagtattatatagatatagactaGACAATTATCTTCTTTACAAACATGGTacatcaaaaatattttattaataataaatttatttttcttgataaaaagttgttaaaaatattttctttgtttgtaaaattattaaaattattcgcTATTTTCTCGTTTACATTTTTATAAAGGGAAGAAGATATTGtattattattgattaattaagaTCTTCACTTACAATATCGATCAACCACAAAGGAAAATTACCAGTCAACATGTAGATTGCGTATGAATTATGATGCACAACAGGCTTATCAAGGCTATGAGCTGCGCGATTCGCAAACTCCAACCAACATGTACTCTTGAGCAAGCTGCAAAATTTCTCGAAATTCTATTTTTCTTATAAGATATGAAACCATAATACAATTACAGATCACTCGTATTTTTTTAGAACAAACGGTGGTGAGAGTTTATTTTAGGGTTATTAgcgtgtaaatacacgaacttttagcatttttttgtttttcccatgaactttattttttaaatttaaatacacaaacttagtattttttttatttttccatgACGAACAATTTcgatcaaattaaaattgatttgacGTCTATATGGCCTATTATTATTTAAGTGGCATGTACATGTCAACATTTtaatttctataaaaaaaaaattgacaaaagatgaaagaaaattaaaagaGGAACCATTCCACACCCACTGCGTAAAACAACAAAAACccttaaaaagaaataaagccATAGAATTCATCCATTCTCTGCGTAAACAACACaaattctttataaaaaaaaagtaaactcATTATTCTATCAATTTTCGCTGACATTTTCTACTAATCTCTGTCCACTACAAAAAAGCGCCGATTTACCGGCAGGATTTACCGGCGGCAGCCTCGCCGCCGGCGATTACCGGCGGCGGAGCTGCCGACCCGTAGTTTTTGAATATATGGCGTTGATACCGGCGGCAACGTCACCGccggtgatcaccggcggcaTAGCGGCCGGTAAATATTCAGGCCGCCGggaatttgtttttttaattttttttactatttaacAAATAGCGGCGGCATCTAccgccggtgattagcggcggtaAGATTGCCGCTGGTAAAAAGAGTGCGGGTCGGGCTTCAGCGGCGGTAATGGGCTGCCGCTAATTTTAAAGCCCAAAATCATTGCCCTAACCCTCTCTCCTCCAGAACAGATCCCCCCCTCGCCCCCCTCGCGCCTCCCccctgccccccccccccctgcCCTGCTGCTGCCGCCGCCTGTCGCCGTCGCTGTCGCCAGTCGCCGCCGTCGCCTCCGTCAAGGTAAGCCCCTtctttccttctctctctctgtctctctctctctctctcaccctctcatCCTCTCTTCATCTTTCTCCTCCTAATTGCAGGCCAATCCTGCCGTCTCACCGCTCCTGCCACCGCACGGTTCCGCCGTCGACTCCTACGGTACACTTTCGTTTTTAatagacttttatttatttgtttgattaaaattaacataattctaattactttataggatgtttaaagtatgattaattgaaattaatttggtaattagattaattttgaattgatttaactataattactttattggatgtttaaagtatgattaattgaaattaatttggtaattagattaattatgaattgatttaactatagttactttataggatgtttaaagtatgattaattgaaattaatttgttaattagattaattgaaattaatttgttaattagattaattttaaattgattttctgttttggatgaaatgatatgttattatatattgtgggatagatttaatcaatttcttaaggatcttctccctttgggatagaaattgattatttcttaaggatcttctcccaacaaatgattgtgtttgcttttattaccttatttttttattgttttatatgttattttattattgtttcgacattgggggccgggtagacctagtataggtttagtaaattaggaccactatggtcactatagttgctggtagagtcgagcacttggtagttaggatagtggggttatccTGTCGAAATTTTCttagattcaagtaatttattgtatttgatttatttttattttcaattagaatttgcaagaatgagtgataatcgatcgtggatgtacgcgagatacaatgatcgtgctGCATTTGAAACGAGACTTGAGAGTTTCCTCGAGTTTGCTATAAATCAAACAGCGTATACAGATGGAattggtaacattaggtgcccgtgtaggaAGTGTAAGAATAAAGTATTTGCATCTGTACCTAcagtcagagaacatgttactaggcgtggatttgtccacaaTTACACGAACTGGTGTTATCAAGGGGAAGCATGACGATGACCCAGAAGACGACGACCAACCGTTGACATCTGATGACGACGCCAGTAATGATGATGACAGTAGTTGAGGTTATTTGGCAATGTATTTGTTTATGCTTGTTATTCATGTGTGATTAGAAACTTCCTGCAATTTACATACTGTCTATACTTATCTTAATCAATTTCTGTGACATGAGTGTTATTTTGATCACTGTATACAGGTTGTGTCTATACTTATttgaatcaatttgaaatagGTACCATGTCTCATCGTAGAGGATTGTTGGGGTTTGGTAGTCGGTCTTCTGGGCCTGAGGCACAGTCCTCCTCAGGCTCTGGGCCGTATATTTCCGCTACTCCAGAGTCTGGTTCCCCTCCACAGAGCGCTGCTACATCTGGGTCTAGAAGGCCTAAAGGCAAATCAGTGGCGCAGATTAGGGCCGAGTGTATTAGGCGCGACGGGAGGATCCTCTTTCAGAGGAATACTGTTGGgtaagtatttttatttaaatcattatttgtCTATATCAAGaaattctttaaattattttgatatattggTACAGTAAGTTGATCGAGCCCCCGGGGATCTCCACCTACTGCACGAACTCGTTTAAGAGGATTCcgaacccaggcgggtacacgtGGAAGTTAACTCCGCCAACGGTGCAGGAGTTGTATTTTGAGGAATTCAAGGTAAATGAATTTctactatatataaatttaacattatatattgttaaaatgttatatTAATTTCACCAATatattcaacagaaagagtttactTGGAACCCTGATGATGAGGCTGATGTGAAAAACATGTGGTTAGAAAAGGCCCGCAAAAGGTACAGTGACAACATGAGCGAGTATAAGAGACAGCTCAAGCAGAAGACCGAGGCAGGGGAGATCATGGAGACACCGCTGGGCATGTCCGACACCTTTTGGACGGGACTCAAGGCATACTGGGATCAAGATGAGGTTAAGGCCGTTTCTAGGCGCGCACGTGAGAACCGATACTCTGAGCCCGATGGAGTTGGTACAGGGATCAGTCGGCACGTTGGAGGGTCTCAGTCGAGTCGTATTCTGCAGCAGAGTCTGGTTAGTAATTATCGATTAAGTATTTatctaataaatataaatattaatatatatatatatatatatatatatatatatatatatagaggtgggctaaaataaaaacagatttttttgtataaaataaaaatggatctCACCCTTTCATTTTCCTAGATCATATGGCTTGATTTCATCCTAGATATAAGCCTTAAAACTAACGCCTATTAGATGAGAGGattattttgtcattttaagTTATCATAATCAGTTACcatatattcattattttcttcCTTATCAAAACATATCCTTACATCATCAAAAAGATTAGAATGTATCTTTGCAAATTAATTCCTAACCTACACGTAAAATACCTACTTATTTTTGAGATTATCTTTTCCATACACGCAAATTACAGAACACTTTTGAATCCAGAAATCAATTCGTAATTTTTCAGCTTCGCATGGAGTTGTCTAGTATGTTAATCTCCTCAATTCTCTCTTCTAACTATCCATGTCTACTTATTTGCTTTCCAGATTAATTCGACAACATCACATAGAATTGAATACAAAAACTTGCTTCTGTAATAAGTGTTTGgattcattcaaataattagtTCATCATTATTTTACTTGGGGAGAAAGAACGTTCAATTAGTAACATGTAATATGGGATAGATATATAATATTTCTCGTGAACAAAAATACTACGAATCAACAAAGTCTGGATTCATACACAGTAAACTGCATGAATTATGTTTTGATATTGTACAAATCAAAAATACATTGCATGAATCAATCGTTGATACAACACGAATCAAATGTATGAATTCCGAATCAtgtaaaataattcatgcaatgaACTATGTGATTCATGCTTTTGTTGCTCGTTCATCTGTTCCACAGCTTTCACCAACACAGAAGGAGTGGTCCTTGTGAACAATGTCGGATAATCCTCATACAGTCTGACAACCCATTCTTTGTAGTTCACCATCCATTCCTTGCGTTTCTCATACCTAGTCTTTTTGACGACAACAACAGGAGACCTACCATTCTCTATCGAATCATCTGACGTCTCCTGCTCAGAATTCTCCACAACATCTATTTTCTTCCTCTTATTCAAGACCCCTAAATCATAAGGAAGGCCAATTCAAAATTCCAGCAATGCTATTATACATTAATCTTTGCAAATTAAAATTATGTGTTTACATACCTTGTAACATACTTTCCATCATAGCACGCTTCATATCCTTTAGGAATTCATCATTTCTATGATTTGTCTGTGCTGCAGCAAGACGAACAATTGTATTTCTTACTAcgcttaaaaatataaaaattaatacatgaTATTTTGATTGAAACCTTCTTTCCTTCTATTTTCATCGGCATCATCGTTTCTCTTGCCAATGGTTATACATTTTCCCGTATTATGTGCAATATACGCTACAATTCACATGAAATTTCATAACGTTAGATAATGATATTGTTATTTACCACATATGAATTCATAGAATTAATATAAAAGATGCATGCTATACATTATTTTGGTTCATACAATATT
Coding sequences within it:
- the LOC131003999 gene encoding uncharacterized protein LOC131003999 gives rise to the protein MAEQRKGNLSTLERNKVAQFLLQKSCNGKLNHGAQKEASTSFGITRKSIYKIWKIAEQQLVSGNPVILLPRKQGNQHKDRMKLDVEKVRNLSVLQRFTIRKMAVHLSVSKSQVGNWIKERQIRAHTSAIKPTLNEVNKLARLRWSLSHLSPDISNGKLDFTGMHNTIHIDEKWFYITKCSDRYYLLPDEEDPYRSCKSKRFITKVMFMCAVTRPLYSSDGELIFDGKIGIFPFTTKEPAKRNSKNRLKGTLETKPIQAITKSVIKDCIIKQVVIFCL